One Castanea sativa cultivar Marrone di Chiusa Pesio chromosome 4, ASM4071231v1 DNA window includes the following coding sequences:
- the LOC142630297 gene encoding uncharacterized protein LOC142630297 yields the protein MEEDKAAAYYDELSRKGQGAARFKQGLGFSSESKAPPSRGSALPSASSFLSSFVRASSPSKASELEKQAQLESIQNKLKKKPTSDKQEKHSRASEKTDRDRDRDRDRDRDRHSRRRSRSRERHRDRDRDRDRDRERKRRRSVSPRERRRSEKTRNEDKEREKDRVDFSKLIEGYDKMTPAERVKAKMKLQLAETAEKDETKGMGSGWERFEFNKDAPLDDEEIEAAEDDKALVKHIGQSFRFSAVETRREEQIKAAHDEAMFGASSIPPSISESEPEMEDNKEESNENGLVTSLLSDKVLAKQQGSWRDRARKV from the exons ATGGAAGAAGACAAAGCCGCGGCGTACTACGACGAGCTGAGTCGCAAAGGTCAAGGCGCCGCCAGGTTCAAACAAGGCCTCGGCTTTTCCTCAGAGTCCAAGGCTCCGCCGTCGAGAGGCTCGGCTTTGCCTTCCGCCTCCTCTTTCCTGAGTTCCTTCGTCAGAGCCTCCAGCCCCTCCAAGGCCTCCGAGCTTGAAAAGCAAGCTCAGCTCGAATCCATTCAAAACAAGCTCAAGAAGAAACCCACCTCagataaacaagaaaaacactCTAGGGCTTCTGAGAAAACCGACAGAGATAGAGACAgggacagagacagagacagagacaggcATTCAAGGAGGCGAAGTAGAAGCAGAGAGAGACACAGAGATAGAGACAGAGACAGGGACAGGGacagagagaggaagagaaggaGGAGCGTGTCGCCGCGAGAGAGGAGGAGATCGGAGAAGACTAGAAATGAAGATaaagaaagggaaaaggatAGAGTTGATTTTTCTAAGTTGATTGAAGGCTATGACAAAATG ACACCAGCTGAAAGAGTCAAAGCCAAGATGAAACTTCAGCTTGCTGAAACTG CTGAAAAGGATGAAACAAAGGGCATGGGCTCAGGTTGGGAACGGTTTGAATTCAACAAAGATGCTCCACTTGATGATGAGGAGATTGAAG CTGCAGAAGATGATAAAGCATTAGTCAAGCACATTGGCCAGAGCTTTCGCTTTTCTGCAGTGGAG ACAAGAAGAGAGGAACAAATTAAAGCTGCTCATGATGAGGCCATGTTTGGAGCATCGTCAATTCCGCCTTCCATTAGTGAGAGTGAGCCTGAAATGGAGGACAACAAAGAGGAAAGCAATGAAAATGGCCTTGTTACAAGCCTCTTAAGTGATAAA GTACTAGCAAAGCAACAAGGATCTTGGCGTGACCGTGCTCGTAAAGTGTAG
- the LOC142631672 gene encoding uncharacterized protein LOC142631672, with the protein MANRWLRPEVYPLFAAVGVAIGICGFQLVRNICINPEVRVNKEKRAAGVLDNFSEGEMYAEHFLRKFVRNKSPEIMPSVNNFFTDPNRS; encoded by the exons ATGGCGAATCGATGGCTGAGGCCTGAG GTTTATCCGCTGTTTGCGGCCGTAGGAGTTGCAATAGGGATCTGCGGGTTCCAGCTCGTCCGCAATATCTGCATCAATCCTGAAGTCag ggTGAACAAGGAGAAGAGGGCTGCTGGAGTGCTGGACAACTTTTCTGAGGGGGAGATGTACGCTGAGCATTTCCTAAGAAAATTTGTCCGCAACAAGTCCCCAGAAATTATGCCATCCGTCAACAATTTCTTCACAGACCCAAATCGAAGCTAA
- the LOC142631673 gene encoding anaphase-promoting complex subunit 8-like, whose product MNSKESCRSELRIAIRQLSDRCLYTASKWAAEQLIGIEQDPANFTPSNTRFQWGSSSIRRRFRTNEITSTPIAGVSYVSTPVMEEDDAVDGDFYLLAKSYFDCREYRRAAHVLRDQTGKKSVFLRCYALYLAGEKRKEEEVIELEGPLGKSDSVNRELVSLERELSTLRKNGSIDPFGLYLYGLVLKEKGSENVARTVLVESVNSYPWNWNAWSELQSLCTTIDTLNSLNLNNHWMKDFFLASAYQEIRMHSESLAKYEYLQGTFGYSNYIQAQIAKAQYSLREFQQVETIFEELLRNDPYRVEDMDMYSNVLYANECSSALSYLAHRVFMTDKYRPESCCIIGNYYSLKGQHEKSVMYFRRALKLNKNYLSAWTLMGHEYIEMKNTPAAVDAYRRAIDINQCDYRAWYGLGQAYEMMGMPFYALHYFRKSVFLQPNDSRLWISMAHCYETDQLRMLEEAIKCYRRAANCNDREAIALHQLAKLHYELGRPEEAAFFYKKDLERMEAEEREGPNMVEALLYLATYYKTQKRFEEAEVYCTRLLDFTGPEKETAKSLLRGMRTTQSGFPSMDVEHFSP is encoded by the exons atgaattcAAAAGAGAGTTGTAGAAGTGAGCTCCGCATTGCGATTCGTCAGCTCAGTGATCGATGCCTCTACACTGCTTCCAAATG GGCAGCAGAACAGTTGATTGGTATCGAGCAAGACCCGGCAAATTTCACGCCTTCGAACACCAGATTCCAGTGGGGAAGCTCAAGCATTCGCAGGAGATTCCGCACGAATGAGATCACTTCAACACCCATTGCTGGTGTGTCGTACGTGTCCACTCCTGTGATGGAGGAGGACGATGCTGTGGATGGTGACTTTTACCTCCTGGCTAAGTCTTACTTTGACTGCCGAGAGTACAGGAGGGCTGCTCATGTGCTACGGGACCAAACCGGGAAGAAATCTGTGTTCTTGCGTTGTTATGCTCTTTATCTG GCTGGGGAAAAGCGGAAAGAAGAAGAGGTGATAGAACTTGAGGGACCCTTAGGTAAGAGTGATTCTGTGAATCGTGAACTGGTCTCTTTGGAGCGCGAGTTATCAACACTTCGCAAGAATGGCTCTATTGATCCATTTGGATTGTACTTGTATGGCCTTGTTCTCAAAGAGAAAGGCAGCGAGAATGTTGCTCGTACAGTTCTTGTTGAGTCTGTGAATAGCTACCCTTGGAACTGGAATGCATGGTCAGAGCTGCAGTCTTTGTGCACTACAATTGACACCTTGAACAGCCTCAATCTCAACAACCATTGGATGAAGGACTTCTTTCTTGCCAGTGCTTACCAAGAAATTAGGATGCACAGCGAATCTTTAGCAAAATACGAATATCTACAGGGAACTTTTGGTTATAGTAATTACATCCAGGCTCAAATTGCAAAAGCCCAGTACAGTTTGAGGGAATTTCAACAAGTTGAAACAATATTTGAAGAACTTCTAAGAAATGATCCTTACCGAGTCGAAGACATGGATATGTATTCCAATGTGCTCTATGCAAATGAGTGTTCTTCTGCCCTGAGTTACCTTGCCCATAGGGTATTTATGACTGATAAATACAGGCCTGAATCTTGTTGCATTATTGGCAATTACTATAGTTTAAAGGGGCAGCATGAGAAGTCAGTTATGTATTTTAGGAGGGCActcaaattgaacaaaaattatTTGTCTGCTTGGACACTTATGGGTCATGAGTATATTGAGATGAAAAATACTCCAGCTGCTGTGGATGCCTATCGACGGGCTATAGATATAAATCAGTGTGATTATCGAGCATGGTATGGACTAGGACAAGCTTATGAGATGATGGGCATGCCATTCTATGCCCTACATTACTTCCGAAAATCTGTATTCTTGCAGCCAAATGATTCTCGGTTGTGGATCTCGATGGCTCATTGTTATGAAACTGATCAACTTCGCATGCTTGAGGAGGCAATTAAGTGTTACAGAAGGGCAGCAAATTGTAATGACAGGGAAGCAATTGCCCTTCACCAACTAGCAAAGTTGCACTATGAACTCGGGCGTCCTGAAGAGGCAGCATTTTTCTACAAGAAAGATTTGGAGAGGATGGAAGCTGAAGAGAGGGAAGGACCAAATATGGTTGAAGCTTTGCTCTATCTTGCTACGTACTATAAAACCCAGAAGAGATTTGAGGAGGCAGAGGTGTACTGTACCCGTCTTCTGGATTTTACTGGCCCA GAGaaggaaacagcaaagagtTTACTTCGAGGAATGAGAACAACACAATCTGGTTTCCCTTCGATGGATGTTGAGCACTTCTCTCCctga